A genomic window from Variovorax paradoxus includes:
- a CDS encoding ABC transporter substrate-binding protein — protein sequence MPLLTRHRFLRHVAALSMALLAAPIAAWAAPATGEPVWFGVSGPLTGQNAQYGAQWKAGFDLALEHINAQGGIHGRPLAYNFEDSQSDPRQSVAIAQKLVNDKRVLIELGDFSSPASMAASPIYQRAGLVQLGFTNSHPDFTKGGDFIWSPSISQADAQPLLAELAVKTLGFKRIAVLYLNTDWGRTSKDVLVKAAQERGAQLAIAEGYQPDEKDFRSTLVRVRDANPDGLVLISYYPDGALIAGQVRSVGLKQPIAAVGSVYSPKFIELGGGAVNGIYTNTAFYPEEPRTEVQDFVKSFRAKYGKEPDAFNAYAYDAVVYAAAALRQAGPKADRKAVRDAFYKIKDVPSVIFGKASFDAQTRRIIGVKSVNLVVKDGKWAQIDEKAAIASTK from the coding sequence ATGCCGCTGCTCACTCGCCACCGCTTCCTGCGCCATGTGGCCGCTCTCTCCATGGCCTTGCTGGCCGCGCCCATCGCGGCCTGGGCCGCGCCCGCCACCGGCGAGCCCGTGTGGTTCGGCGTGAGCGGGCCGCTCACCGGGCAGAACGCGCAATACGGCGCGCAGTGGAAGGCGGGCTTCGATCTCGCCCTCGAACACATCAACGCGCAGGGCGGCATCCATGGCCGGCCGCTGGCCTACAACTTCGAGGACAGCCAGAGCGATCCGCGCCAGTCGGTGGCCATCGCGCAGAAGCTGGTGAACGACAAGCGCGTGCTCATCGAGCTCGGCGACTTCTCGAGCCCGGCCTCGATGGCCGCATCGCCCATCTACCAGCGCGCGGGCCTGGTGCAGCTGGGCTTCACCAACTCGCACCCTGACTTCACCAAGGGCGGCGACTTCATCTGGAGCCCCTCCATCAGCCAGGCCGATGCGCAGCCGCTGCTGGCCGAGCTCGCGGTGAAGACGCTGGGCTTCAAGCGCATCGCCGTTCTGTATCTCAACACCGACTGGGGCCGCACCAGCAAGGATGTGCTCGTGAAGGCCGCGCAGGAACGCGGCGCGCAGCTCGCGATTGCCGAGGGCTACCAGCCCGACGAGAAAGACTTCCGCTCGACGCTGGTGCGCGTGCGCGACGCCAACCCCGACGGGCTGGTGCTCATCTCGTACTACCCCGACGGCGCGCTCATCGCGGGCCAGGTGCGCAGCGTGGGCCTAAAGCAGCCGATTGCGGCGGTGGGCTCGGTGTATTCGCCGAAGTTCATCGAGCTCGGCGGCGGTGCGGTGAACGGCATCTACACCAACACTGCCTTCTATCCAGAGGAGCCGCGCACCGAGGTGCAGGACTTCGTGAAGAGCTTCCGCGCGAAGTACGGCAAGGAGCCCGACGCCTTCAACGCCTATGCCTACGACGCGGTGGTGTACGCGGCGGCAGCGCTGCGCCAGGCGGGCCCGAAGGCCGATCGGAAGGCCGTGCGCGACGCGTTCTACAAGATCAAGGACGTGCCCAGCGTGATCTTCGGCAAGGCGAGCTTCGATGCGCAGACGCGCCGGATCATTGGCGTGAAGAGCGTCAACCTTGTCGTGAAGGATGGCAAGTGGGCGCAGATCGACGAGAAGGCGGCCATCGCTTCGACGAAATGA
- a CDS encoding GDSL-type esterase/lipase family protein yields the protein MKRRHLLHLLAGVPAITLLSACGKRKASATALKSNAHVLALGDSLTHGYGAPPDAAWPVKLGELTGWQVENAGVNGDTSEGALQRLPGLLNGASYDAILIGIGGNDMLRGVSAAATRDNLVELITQARAHTPYVAVLATPAPDAMRAAVGSLSDAPFYEEVAKSQQALLVANVYSSVLSDSSLRSDRIHANARGYEKVAQLLADQLKAAGWR from the coding sequence ATGAAGCGACGACACCTCCTCCACCTGCTGGCCGGCGTGCCTGCCATCACCCTTCTGTCGGCCTGCGGCAAGCGCAAGGCCTCGGCCACCGCGCTGAAATCGAATGCCCACGTGCTGGCCCTCGGCGACAGCCTGACCCATGGCTACGGTGCGCCGCCCGACGCGGCATGGCCCGTGAAACTGGGCGAGCTCACGGGCTGGCAGGTCGAGAACGCGGGCGTCAACGGCGACACATCCGAAGGTGCGCTGCAGCGCCTGCCGGGGCTGCTGAATGGCGCGAGCTACGACGCGATCCTGATCGGCATCGGCGGCAACGACATGCTGCGCGGCGTGTCGGCCGCAGCCACGCGCGACAACCTCGTCGAGCTGATCACCCAGGCGCGTGCGCACACGCCCTACGTCGCCGTGCTGGCCACGCCGGCGCCCGATGCGATGCGCGCGGCCGTTGGTTCGCTCAGCGATGCGCCGTTCTATGAAGAGGTGGCGAAGTCGCAGCAGGCGCTGCTGGTTGCCAATGTGTATTCGAGCGTTCTGTCGGATTCGTCACTGCGCTCAGACCGCATCCATGCCAATGCACGAGGCTATGAAAAGGTCGCGCAGTTGCTGGCGGACCAGCTCAAGGCTGCTGGTTGGCGCTGA
- a CDS encoding class IV adenylate cyclase translates to MARNIDIKARIDSVDRVASIAATLADQGPIEIAQDDTFFRCTDSADRLKLRTFAPDRAELIFYRRANSSGPKESFYLITPCSTPDVLRESLTLAWGQAGRVRKQRRLFIVGRTRVHLDRVEGIGEFLELEVVLQEGEPAEAGVAEAHALMAQLGVGADQMVQGAYVDLING, encoded by the coding sequence ATGGCAAGAAACATCGATATCAAGGCCCGCATCGACAGCGTAGACCGAGTCGCAAGCATCGCCGCAACGCTGGCCGACCAGGGCCCCATCGAGATCGCTCAGGACGACACCTTCTTCCGCTGCACCGACAGCGCCGACCGCCTCAAGCTGCGCACCTTCGCGCCCGACCGCGCGGAGCTGATCTTCTACCGCCGCGCGAACAGCAGCGGGCCGAAGGAATCGTTCTACCTGATCACGCCCTGCAGCACGCCCGATGTGCTGCGCGAATCGCTCACGCTCGCATGGGGACAGGCCGGCCGGGTTCGCAAGCAGCGCCGGTTATTCATCGTGGGCCGCACGCGCGTGCATCTCGACCGTGTCGAAGGCATCGGAGAATTCCTCGAACTCGAAGTGGTGCTGCAAGAAGGTGAGCCAGCCGAAGCCGGCGTGGCCGAGGCGCATGCGCTCATGGCGCAACTGGGCGTGGGCGCCGACCAGATGGTGCAGGGCGCCTACGTCGATCTGATCAACGGTTGA
- a CDS encoding cob(I)yrinic acid a,c-diamide adenosyltransferase, giving the protein MGNRLSQIATRTGDDGTTGLGDNTRVPKDHLRVHAMGDVDELNSQIGVLLCEPMPEPVRELLVDVQHQLFNLGGELSMPGFTLLKADALLQLDNALAEHNAALPRLAEFILPAGTRAASLAHVCRTVARRAERAVVALGATAELNDALRQYLNRLSDLLFVLARVLNRMNGGDDVYWKSERMARAAAAEEAEADDTNTKEAP; this is encoded by the coding sequence ATGGGCAACCGACTTTCCCAGATCGCCACCCGCACCGGCGACGACGGCACTACCGGCCTCGGCGACAACACGCGCGTGCCCAAAGACCACCTGCGCGTGCACGCGATGGGCGATGTGGACGAACTCAACTCGCAGATCGGCGTGCTGCTGTGCGAGCCCATGCCAGAGCCCGTTCGCGAGCTGCTGGTCGATGTGCAGCACCAGCTCTTCAACCTTGGCGGCGAGTTGTCGATGCCCGGTTTCACGTTGCTGAAGGCCGATGCGCTGCTGCAGCTCGACAACGCGCTGGCTGAGCACAACGCTGCTCTGCCGCGCCTGGCCGAATTCATCTTGCCGGCTGGCACGCGCGCGGCCTCGCTCGCGCATGTGTGCCGTACGGTGGCGAGGCGCGCGGAACGTGCGGTGGTTGCGCTCGGCGCCACCGCCGAACTCAACGACGCTTTGCGCCAGTACCTCAACCGGCTCAGCGACCTGCTCTTCGTGCTTGCACGCGTGCTCAACCGAATGAACGGCGGCGACGACGTCTACTGGAAGAGCGAGCGCATGGCACGCGCAGCCGCTGCGGAAGAAGCCGAAGCAGACGACACCAACACCAAGGAGGCCCCATGA
- a CDS encoding DinB family protein translates to MNPTTLSALAAFPSQLEAHYAAIPTAFRHWAPPSWEGVPSEAFTAIEQLCHVRDIEIEGYHVRFRRTLQETHPTLASIDSEPLAIERAYGTADAAKVLAEFRMARVQTMEIISSLSDAQLARTAVFEGYGPLTMRSLIHYLCSHDQQHLAGLQWLAGKIDASTVDQ, encoded by the coding sequence ATGAACCCCACGACCCTCAGCGCTCTCGCGGCCTTCCCGTCGCAACTGGAGGCCCACTACGCGGCCATTCCCACGGCTTTCAGGCATTGGGCGCCGCCCTCGTGGGAGGGCGTGCCCAGCGAGGCCTTCACCGCCATCGAGCAGCTTTGCCATGTGCGCGATATCGAGATCGAGGGCTACCACGTGCGCTTTCGCCGCACGCTGCAGGAGACGCACCCGACGCTCGCCTCCATCGACAGCGAACCGCTGGCCATCGAGCGCGCATACGGCACCGCCGATGCGGCGAAAGTGCTGGCCGAATTCCGCATGGCGCGCGTGCAGACGATGGAAATCATCTCCAGCCTGAGCGACGCGCAGCTCGCGCGCACCGCAGTGTTCGAAGGCTACGGCCCGCTCACGATGCGCAGTCTCATCCACTACCTCTGCAGCCACGACCAGCAGCATCTTGCAGGCCTGCAATGGCTCGCGGGCAAGATCGACGCATCGACCGTCGATCAGTAA
- a CDS encoding FAD-binding oxidoreductase, translating into MNAPTQTSHLMPELHLRDVPASLIDGLKARFGANCSTAMAVRTQHGRDESSFDAPPPSAVVFAESTQDVADAVKLASEHSVPVIPFGVGSSLEGHLLAVQGGISIDVSRMNKVLSINADDLTVTVQPGVTRKQLNEEIKSTGLFFPIDPGADASIGGMTATRASGTNAVRYGTMRENVLALEVVTAAGEVIRTGTRAKKSSAGYDLTRLMVGSEGTLGVVTEVTLRIYPLPEAVSAAICSFPSIEAAVRTTIETIQLGVPIARVELIDVNTVRMVNAYAKLNLREEPMLLMEFHGSPAGVKEQAETVQELASGHGGNAFEWASTPEERTRLWTARHNSYFAAVQSRPGCRVISTDTCVPISRLADCLLDSVAEADASGIPYFLVGHVGDGNFHFGYLLDPNIPEERVKAEELNHALVSRALALEGTCTGEHGVGLHKMDFLLTEAGVGAIDMMRTIKRALDPKNIMNPGKIFSL; encoded by the coding sequence ATGAACGCCCCGACCCAAACCTCGCACCTGATGCCGGAGCTTCATCTGCGCGACGTCCCGGCCAGCCTGATCGATGGGCTGAAGGCCCGCTTCGGCGCCAACTGCTCCACCGCCATGGCGGTGCGCACGCAGCACGGGCGCGACGAGTCTTCCTTCGACGCGCCGCCCCCCTCCGCCGTGGTGTTCGCCGAGAGCACACAGGACGTGGCCGATGCGGTGAAGCTCGCGAGCGAGCACAGCGTGCCGGTCATTCCCTTCGGCGTGGGCTCATCGCTCGAAGGCCACCTGCTGGCGGTGCAGGGCGGCATCAGCATCGACGTGTCACGCATGAACAAGGTGCTGTCGATCAATGCCGACGACCTCACGGTGACGGTGCAGCCCGGCGTCACGCGCAAGCAGCTCAACGAAGAGATCAAGAGCACGGGCCTGTTCTTCCCCATCGACCCGGGTGCCGACGCCTCCATCGGCGGCATGACGGCCACGCGCGCCAGTGGCACGAACGCGGTGCGCTACGGCACGATGCGCGAGAACGTTCTGGCGCTCGAGGTGGTCACAGCTGCCGGCGAAGTCATCCGCACCGGCACACGTGCGAAGAAGTCTTCGGCCGGCTATGACCTCACGCGCCTCATGGTGGGCAGCGAAGGCACGCTGGGCGTGGTCACCGAGGTCACGCTGCGCATCTATCCGCTGCCAGAAGCGGTGTCGGCGGCGATCTGCTCGTTCCCGAGCATCGAGGCCGCGGTGCGCACGACCATCGAGACCATCCAGCTCGGCGTGCCGATCGCGCGCGTGGAACTGATCGACGTGAACACGGTGCGCATGGTGAACGCATACGCCAAGCTCAACCTGCGCGAAGAGCCGATGCTGCTGATGGAATTCCACGGCTCGCCCGCCGGCGTGAAGGAACAGGCCGAGACGGTGCAGGAGCTTGCGAGCGGCCACGGCGGCAACGCATTCGAATGGGCCAGCACGCCGGAGGAACGCACGCGCCTGTGGACCGCGCGGCACAACAGCTACTTCGCGGCGGTGCAGTCGCGCCCCGGCTGCCGCGTGATCTCTACCGATACCTGCGTGCCGATCTCGCGGCTGGCCGATTGCCTGCTCGACTCGGTGGCCGAAGCCGATGCGAGCGGCATTCCGTACTTTCTCGTCGGCCACGTTGGCGACGGCAACTTCCACTTCGGCTATCTGCTCGACCCGAACATTCCCGAAGAGCGCGTGAAGGCCGAAGAGTTGAACCACGCGCTGGTGAGCCGTGCGCTGGCGCTCGAAGGCACCTGCACCGGCGAGCACGGCGTGGGGCTGCACAAGATGGACTTCCTGCTCACCGAGGCGGGTGTGGGCGCGATCGACATGATGCGCACGATCAAGCGCGCGCTCGACCCGAAGAACATCATGAACCCGGGCAAGATCTTCAGCCTCTGA
- a CDS encoding CsgG/HfaB family protein, translating into MQLTKFPLAAIAVGAVLLTGCATTDMQMGSQSAKTMATGSAAGGATDNASSQLERCESPLGTVSLIENQSAGWYTILTGEYRLPPTANLLRLLVQQSNCFIVVERGAAGMNAMTRERALQQSGEMRGGSNFGRGQMVASDYGLSPEIVFSNSDAGGVGGALGGLVGGGRGRALAALGGSMQTKEASALLTLIDNRSGVQVAAAEGSASKTDFGAFGALAGRSGGGGVGGYTNTAQGKVIAAAFMDAFNQMVRSLRNYKAQTVRGQGLGGGGRLGVDGGAAPSQTYVPAEKAPARRRSNTTN; encoded by the coding sequence ATGCAGCTCACCAAGTTCCCGCTCGCGGCCATTGCCGTCGGCGCAGTTCTCCTCACCGGTTGCGCCACGACCGACATGCAAATGGGCAGCCAGTCGGCCAAGACCATGGCCACCGGCAGCGCCGCAGGCGGCGCCACCGACAACGCGAGCAGCCAGCTCGAGCGCTGCGAATCGCCGCTCGGCACGGTCTCGCTGATCGAGAACCAGAGTGCTGGCTGGTACACCATCCTCACCGGCGAATACCGCCTGCCGCCCACGGCCAACCTGCTGCGCCTGCTGGTGCAGCAATCGAACTGCTTCATCGTGGTCGAGCGCGGCGCGGCCGGCATGAACGCCATGACGCGCGAACGCGCGCTGCAGCAGTCGGGTGAAATGCGAGGCGGCAGCAACTTCGGCCGTGGCCAGATGGTGGCGTCCGACTACGGCCTGTCACCCGAGATCGTGTTCAGCAACAGCGATGCCGGTGGCGTCGGCGGCGCGCTCGGCGGCCTGGTGGGTGGCGGCCGTGGCCGAGCCCTCGCTGCCCTGGGCGGCAGCATGCAGACCAAGGAAGCCAGCGCACTGCTGACCCTGATCGACAACCGCTCGGGCGTGCAGGTCGCGGCCGCTGAAGGCAGCGCCTCCAAGACCGACTTCGGCGCCTTCGGTGCGCTGGCTGGTCGCAGCGGCGGCGGCGGCGTGGGTGGCTACACCAACACGGCGCAGGGCAAGGTGATTGCCGCGGCCTTCATGGATGCCTTCAACCAGATGGTCCGTTCGCTGCGCAACTACAAGGCGCAGACGGTGCGCGGCCAGGGCCTTGGTGGTGGCGGTCGTCTGGGTGTGGATGGCGGCGCTGCACCGTCGCAGACCTATGTGCCTGCGGAGAAGGCACCGGCACGCCGCCGCAGCAACACCACCAACTGA
- a CDS encoding ParB/RepB/Spo0J family partition protein yields MATKKPKGLGRGLEALLGPTAAPSADNNGSGGNSGSEEGGAQRNPTTLMLDQMVAGVYQPRTRMDEGALYELAESIKAQGIMQPILVRRLDAESAAAKNAEYEIIAGERRFRAARLAGLDSVPVLVRDVPNEAAAAMSLIENIQREDLNPLEEAQGLQRLVNEFGLTHEQAAQAVGRSRSAASNLLRLLNLAEPAQQMLMAGDIDMGHARALLSLDRGTQITAANQIAAKKMSVREAEALVKKLAAEFTLTPSRRGNDGEKSRDLQRVEEELADLLTAEVEVRIKKRSKRGGRIEESGELAIHFGSIEALNGLIERIRRTA; encoded by the coding sequence ATGGCGACCAAGAAACCCAAGGGCCTGGGCCGCGGCCTCGAAGCGCTGCTCGGCCCGACGGCCGCGCCTTCCGCCGACAACAACGGCAGTGGCGGCAATTCGGGCTCGGAAGAGGGCGGCGCACAGAGGAACCCGACGACGCTGATGCTCGACCAGATGGTGGCCGGCGTCTACCAGCCGCGCACGCGCATGGACGAAGGCGCGCTCTACGAGCTGGCCGAGAGCATCAAGGCGCAGGGCATCATGCAGCCGATCCTGGTGCGCCGGCTCGACGCCGAATCGGCAGCCGCCAAGAACGCCGAATACGAAATCATCGCGGGCGAACGCCGCTTTCGCGCCGCCAGGCTCGCGGGCCTCGACAGCGTGCCGGTGCTGGTGCGCGACGTGCCCAACGAGGCCGCCGCGGCGATGTCGCTCATCGAGAACATCCAGCGCGAAGACCTCAACCCGCTGGAAGAGGCCCAAGGCCTGCAACGCCTGGTGAACGAGTTTGGGCTCACTCACGAACAAGCGGCCCAGGCCGTGGGCCGTTCGCGCAGCGCGGCAAGCAACCTGCTGCGCCTGCTGAACCTGGCCGAGCCCGCACAGCAGATGCTGATGGCCGGCGACATCGACATGGGTCACGCCCGCGCGCTGCTGTCGCTCGACCGTGGCACGCAGATCACGGCGGCCAACCAGATCGCGGCCAAGAAGATGTCGGTGCGCGAAGCCGAGGCGCTGGTAAAGAAGCTCGCGGCCGAGTTCACGCTCACGCCCTCGCGCCGCGGCAACGACGGAGAGAAGTCGCGCGACCTGCAGCGCGTGGAAGAAGAACTCGCCGACCTGCTCACCGCCGAGGTCGAGGTGCGCATCAAGAAGCGCAGCAAGCGCGGCGGCCGCATCGAGGAAAGCGGCGAGCTCGCCATCCACTTCGGCTCCATCGAAGCACTCAACGGATTGATCGAGCGCATCCGCCGAACGGCCTAG
- a CDS encoding RBBP9/YdeN family alpha/beta hydrolase — MTAPRILLLPGWQNSGPGHWQTRWESVYGDHRVEQHEWMRPLRGDWSARLEEEVLASPGPVAFAAHSLGCILVAAWAAHSRNTHKVRGALLVAPGDVESDNLRQLIPGWTPIVRKPLPFPAVLIAANDDPYCEASRSQQLANDWGARFIDAGPGSHLNAESGLGDWPEGRKLLNEISKEKN, encoded by the coding sequence ATGACAGCTCCGCGCATCTTGCTGCTGCCCGGTTGGCAGAACAGCGGCCCCGGCCATTGGCAAACCCGCTGGGAGTCGGTGTACGGCGATCACCGCGTCGAGCAGCACGAGTGGATGCGCCCACTGCGCGGTGACTGGTCCGCCCGGCTCGAAGAAGAAGTGCTGGCCTCGCCCGGCCCGGTGGCTTTTGCGGCGCACAGTCTTGGCTGCATCCTCGTCGCCGCGTGGGCCGCGCATTCGCGCAACACGCACAAGGTGCGCGGCGCGTTGCTGGTCGCGCCCGGCGACGTCGAGAGCGACAACCTGCGCCAGCTGATTCCCGGCTGGACGCCGATCGTGCGCAAGCCGCTGCCGTTCCCGGCGGTGCTGATCGCCGCCAACGACGACCCGTACTGCGAAGCCTCGCGCTCGCAGCAGCTCGCCAATGACTGGGGTGCACGCTTCATCGATGCCGGTCCGGGCAGCCACCTGAATGCCGAATCCGGCCTGGGCGACTGGCCCGAGGGCCGGAAACTCCTGAACGAAATCTCGAAAGAAAAGAACTGA
- a CDS encoding ParA family protein has protein sequence MAKIFCIANQKGGVGKTTTTVNLAAGLAKVGQRVLMIDLDPQGNATMGSGIDKRQLELTVYDVLLESASVAEARVKADKLVEGGCGYDVLGANRELAGAEVEMVALDRREKRLRTALAAVGAEYDFVLIDCPPSLSLLTLNGLCAAHGVIVPMQCEYFALEGLTDLVNTIKQVHANLNKNLQIIGLLRVMFDPRITLQQQVSEQLKSHFGDKVFDTVIPRNVRLAEAPSYGLPGVVFDPAARGSQAFIAFAQELVDKMPPASAFASGAVAPPIAPVTRIAPDLPIPDDVMAPAPASDSTSENNA, from the coding sequence ATGGCCAAGATTTTCTGCATTGCCAACCAAAAGGGCGGCGTCGGCAAGACCACCACCACCGTCAACCTCGCGGCTGGCCTGGCCAAGGTCGGCCAGCGCGTGCTGATGATCGACCTCGACCCGCAGGGCAATGCCACCATGGGCTCGGGCATCGACAAGCGCCAGCTGGAGCTGACGGTGTACGACGTGCTGCTCGAATCGGCCTCGGTGGCCGAAGCCCGGGTCAAGGCCGACAAGCTGGTGGAGGGCGGTTGCGGCTACGACGTGCTGGGTGCCAACCGCGAACTGGCGGGTGCTGAAGTCGAAATGGTCGCGCTCGACCGCCGAGAAAAGCGCCTGCGCACCGCGCTGGCCGCGGTCGGCGCCGAGTACGACTTCGTGCTGATCGACTGCCCGCCGAGCCTGAGCCTGCTGACACTCAACGGCCTGTGCGCCGCCCATGGCGTGATCGTGCCGATGCAGTGCGAGTACTTCGCGCTCGAAGGGCTGACCGATCTGGTCAACACCATCAAGCAGGTGCACGCCAACCTCAACAAGAACCTGCAGATCATCGGCCTGCTGCGCGTGATGTTCGATCCGCGCATCACGCTGCAGCAGCAGGTGAGCGAGCAGCTCAAGTCCCACTTCGGCGACAAGGTGTTCGACACGGTGATCCCGCGCAATGTGCGGCTGGCCGAGGCGCCGAGCTACGGACTGCCGGGCGTGGTGTTCGACCCGGCCGCCCGCGGCAGCCAGGCTTTCATTGCCTTCGCACAGGAGCTGGTCGACAAGATGCCGCCCGCGAGCGCCTTTGCTTCGGGCGCGGTGGCGCCGCCGATTGCGCCGGTCACGCGCATCGCGCCGGACCTGCCCATTCCCGATGACGTGATGGCCCCCGCGCCCGCATCCGACTCCACCAGTGAAAACAATGCCTGA
- a CDS encoding LysE family transporter, whose protein sequence is MFGIADYGAFVAAIVLFLLIPGPGNLALITSTSKGGIRGGLAATTGVIIGDQCLMWAAVAGVSAVLAAYPAAFKAVQWLGAAYLAWLGLKMLLAKPGSAPILNIKPSHFLRQAFTITLLNPKAIVFYMAFFPLFVDPARHQGLVTFGAMAVTIAALTFLYGLTSTLLTHFLAERIRANPRISATLEKLAGTFLIAFGVKLAISR, encoded by the coding sequence ATGTTCGGCATCGCTGACTACGGCGCATTCGTCGCCGCCATCGTCCTGTTCCTTCTGATTCCCGGTCCGGGCAATCTGGCGCTGATTACCTCGACGAGCAAAGGTGGCATCCGTGGTGGGCTGGCCGCGACGACCGGCGTGATCATTGGCGACCAGTGCCTGATGTGGGCGGCGGTGGCTGGCGTGTCGGCCGTGCTGGCCGCATACCCGGCTGCTTTCAAGGCGGTGCAATGGCTGGGCGCCGCCTACCTGGCGTGGCTGGGCCTCAAGATGCTGCTGGCCAAGCCCGGCTCGGCGCCCATCCTCAACATCAAGCCCAGCCATTTCCTGCGCCAGGCATTCACCATCACCCTGCTGAACCCGAAGGCGATCGTGTTCTACATGGCCTTCTTCCCACTGTTCGTCGACCCGGCCCGCCACCAAGGCCTGGTCACTTTCGGCGCGATGGCTGTGACGATTGCCGCGCTGACCTTCCTGTACGGCCTGACCTCGACGCTGCTCACGCACTTCCTGGCCGAGCGCATCCGCGCTAATCCTCGTATTTCCGCCACGCTCGAGAAGCTTGCCGGCACCTTTTTGATCGCCTTCGGCGTCAAGCTCGCAATCTCGCGCTGA
- the rsmG gene encoding 16S rRNA (guanine(527)-N(7))-methyltransferase RsmG, with amino-acid sequence MTAPIDTLRVGAAAMGVALSDLQGEQLLAYGTLMLKWNKVYNLTALRDPASVLTHHLLDSLAAVAPLQREWAGKGKLLDVGSGGGLPGVVIAIMRPDLDVSCLDAVAKKAAFVQQVAAELELPNLRGLHARVESLVGSYEVISSRAFASLPDFFNGSMNLLAPGGVWLAMKGKVPADELAALPKAVAVFHVEQLTVPGLDAERCIVWARKEAAEIGA; translated from the coding sequence ATGACGGCGCCGATCGATACGCTGCGTGTGGGCGCAGCCGCCATGGGCGTGGCGCTGTCCGATCTTCAAGGTGAGCAGCTGCTGGCCTACGGCACGCTGATGCTCAAGTGGAACAAGGTCTACAACCTCACGGCGCTGCGTGATCCGGCCAGCGTGCTGACGCATCACCTGCTCGACAGTCTGGCGGCCGTCGCGCCGCTGCAGCGCGAGTGGGCAGGGAAGGGCAAGCTGCTGGACGTGGGTTCCGGCGGCGGCTTGCCCGGTGTGGTGATCGCCATCATGCGGCCGGATCTCGATGTGAGCTGCCTCGACGCGGTCGCCAAGAAGGCGGCTTTCGTCCAGCAAGTGGCAGCCGAACTGGAGCTGCCCAACCTTCGCGGGCTGCACGCCCGGGTCGAATCGCTGGTCGGCAGCTACGAAGTCATCAGCTCACGCGCCTTCGCATCGCTGCCGGATTTCTTCAACGGCTCGATGAATCTGCTCGCACCCGGTGGCGTTTGGCTCGCCATGAAGGGCAAAGTGCCGGCCGACGAACTCGCCGCCTTGCCGAAGGCCGTGGCAGTGTTTCACGTGGAACAACTTACGGTTCCCGGCCTGGACGCCGAGCGTTGCATCGTCTGGGCACGCAAAGAAGCCGCCGAAATCGGCGCCTGA